In Cervus elaphus chromosome 3, mCerEla1.1, whole genome shotgun sequence, the following proteins share a genomic window:
- the NAB2 gene encoding NGFI-A-binding protein 2 isoform X1, producing the protein MHRAASPTAEQPPGGGDSARRTPQPRLKPSSRAMALPRTLGELQLYRVLQRANLLSYYETFIQQGGDDVQQLCEAGEEEFLEIMALVGMATKPLHVRRLQKALREWATNPGLFSQPVPAVPVSSIPLFKISETAGTRKGSMSNGHGSPGEKAGSARSFSPKSPLELGEKLSPLPGGPGAGDPRIWPGRSTPESDVGAGGDEEAGSPPFSPPAGGGGPEGTGAGGLAAAGTGGGPDRLEPEMVRMVVESVERIFRSFPRGDAGEVTSLLKLNKKLARSVGHIFEMDDNDSQKEEEIRKYSIIYGRFDSKRREGKQLSLHELTINEAAAQFCMRDNTLLLRRVELFSLSRQVARESTYLSSLKGSRLHPEELGGPPVKKLKQEVGEQSHSEIQQPPPGPESYAPPFRPSLEEDSASLSGESLDGHLQAVGSCPRLTPPPADLPLALPAHGLWSRHILQQTLMDEGLRLARLVSHDRVGRLSPCVPAKPALAEFEEGLLDRCPAPGPHPALVEGRRNSVKVEAEASRQ; encoded by the exons ATGCACAGAGCTGCCTCCCCCACAGCCGAGCAGCCGCCGGGCGGAGGGGACAGCGCCCGCCGGACCCCGCAGCCCAGACTCAA GCCCAGTTCCCGAGCCATGGCCCTGCCTCGGACCCTGGGGGAGCTGCAACTGTACCGGGTCTTGCAGCGCGCCAACCTCCTTTCCTACTACGAGACCTTCATCCAGCAGGGAGGGGACGACGTGCAGCAGCTGTGCGAGGCGGGGGAGGAGGAGTTCCTGGAGATCATGGCGCTCGTGGGCATGGCCACGAAGCCCCTCCACGTCCGACGCCTGCAGAAGGCTCTGAGAGAGTGGGCCACCAACCCAGGGCTTTTCAGCCAGCCCGTGCCTGCCGTGCCTGTCTCCAGCATCCCACTCTTCAAGATCTCTGAGACGGCCGGGACTCGGAAAGGGAGCATGAGCAATGGGCATGGTAGCCCAGGGGAAAAGGCGGGCAGTGCCCGCAGTTTTAGCCCCAAGAGCCCCCTTGAACTTGGAGAGAAGCTGTCACCATTGCCTGGGGGACCTGGGGCGGGGGACCCCCGGATCTGGCCAGGCCGGAGTACTCCAGAGTCTGATGTCGGAGCAGGAGGAGACGAGGAGGCTGGCTCACCCCCATTTTCCCCACCGGCAGGGGGAGGTGGCCCTgaggggactggggctggggggctggcagcagctgggaCTGGGGGTGGTCCGGATCGACTGGAGCCAGAGATGGTGCGCATGGTGGTGGAGAGCGTGGAGAGGATCTTCCGAAGCTTCCCAAGGGGGGATGCTGGGGAGGTGACTTCCCTGCTGAAGCTGAACAAGAAGCTGGCACGGAGCGTGGGCCACATCTTTGAGATGGACGATAATGACagccagaaggaggaggagatcCGCAAATACAGCATCATCTATGGCCGCTTTGACTCCAAGCGGCGGGAGGGCAAGCAGCTCAGCCTGCACGAG CTGACCATCAATGAGGCTGCTGCCCAGTTCTGCATGAGGGACAACACCCTCTTACTGAGGAGGGTGGAACTCTTCTCCCTGTCCCGCCAAGTGGCCCGAGAGAGCACCTACCTATCGTCCTTGAAGGGTTCCAG GCTCCACCCTGAAGAACTGGGAGGTCCCCCCGTGAAGAAACTGAAACAAGAG GTTGGAGAACAAAGTCACTCTGAAATCCAGCAGCCTCCTCCCGGCCCTGAATCCTATGCTCCCCCATTCCGCCccagcctggaggaggacagCGCCAGCCTGTCTGGGGAGAGCCTGGATGGGCACTTGCAGG CTGTGGGGTCATGTCCAAGGCTGACGCCGCCCCCTGCTGACCTGCCGCTGGCATTGCCAGCCCACGGGCTGTGGAGCCGCCACATCCTGCAGCAGACCCTGATGGATGAGGGGCTGCGGCTAGCCCGCCTCGTCTCCCACGACCGCGTGGGCCGCCTCAGCCCCTGTGTGCCTGCGAAGCCAGCTCTGGCAG AGTTCGAAGAGGGGCTTCTGGACCGATGCCCGGCCCCAGGCCCGCATCCTGCGCTGGTGGAAGGCCGGAGGAACAGCGTGAAAGTGGAGGCGGAGGCCAGCCGGCAGTGA
- the NAB2 gene encoding NGFI-A-binding protein 2 isoform X2 — MHRAASPTAEQPPGGGDSARRTPQPRLKPSSRAMALPRTLGELQLYRVLQRANLLSYYETFIQQGGDDVQQLCEAGEEEFLEIMALVGMATKPLHVRRLQKALREWATNPGLFSQPVPAVPVSSIPLFKISETAGTRKGSMSNGHGSPGEKAGSARSFSPKSPLELGEKLSPLPGGPGAGDPRIWPGRSTPESDVGAGGDEEAGSPPFSPPAGGGGPEGTGAGGLAAAGTGGGPDRLEPEMVRMVVESVERIFRSFPRGDAGEVTSLLKLNKKLARSVGHIFEMDDNDSQKEEEIRKYSIIYGRFDSKRREGKQLSLHELTINEAAAQFCMRDNTLLLRRVELFSLSRQVARESTYLSSLKGSRLHPEELGGPPVKKLKQEVGEQSHSEIQQPPPGPESYAPPFRPSLEEDSASLSGESLDGHLQEFEEGLLDRCPAPGPHPALVEGRRNSVKVEAEASRQ; from the exons ATGCACAGAGCTGCCTCCCCCACAGCCGAGCAGCCGCCGGGCGGAGGGGACAGCGCCCGCCGGACCCCGCAGCCCAGACTCAA GCCCAGTTCCCGAGCCATGGCCCTGCCTCGGACCCTGGGGGAGCTGCAACTGTACCGGGTCTTGCAGCGCGCCAACCTCCTTTCCTACTACGAGACCTTCATCCAGCAGGGAGGGGACGACGTGCAGCAGCTGTGCGAGGCGGGGGAGGAGGAGTTCCTGGAGATCATGGCGCTCGTGGGCATGGCCACGAAGCCCCTCCACGTCCGACGCCTGCAGAAGGCTCTGAGAGAGTGGGCCACCAACCCAGGGCTTTTCAGCCAGCCCGTGCCTGCCGTGCCTGTCTCCAGCATCCCACTCTTCAAGATCTCTGAGACGGCCGGGACTCGGAAAGGGAGCATGAGCAATGGGCATGGTAGCCCAGGGGAAAAGGCGGGCAGTGCCCGCAGTTTTAGCCCCAAGAGCCCCCTTGAACTTGGAGAGAAGCTGTCACCATTGCCTGGGGGACCTGGGGCGGGGGACCCCCGGATCTGGCCAGGCCGGAGTACTCCAGAGTCTGATGTCGGAGCAGGAGGAGACGAGGAGGCTGGCTCACCCCCATTTTCCCCACCGGCAGGGGGAGGTGGCCCTgaggggactggggctggggggctggcagcagctgggaCTGGGGGTGGTCCGGATCGACTGGAGCCAGAGATGGTGCGCATGGTGGTGGAGAGCGTGGAGAGGATCTTCCGAAGCTTCCCAAGGGGGGATGCTGGGGAGGTGACTTCCCTGCTGAAGCTGAACAAGAAGCTGGCACGGAGCGTGGGCCACATCTTTGAGATGGACGATAATGACagccagaaggaggaggagatcCGCAAATACAGCATCATCTATGGCCGCTTTGACTCCAAGCGGCGGGAGGGCAAGCAGCTCAGCCTGCACGAG CTGACCATCAATGAGGCTGCTGCCCAGTTCTGCATGAGGGACAACACCCTCTTACTGAGGAGGGTGGAACTCTTCTCCCTGTCCCGCCAAGTGGCCCGAGAGAGCACCTACCTATCGTCCTTGAAGGGTTCCAG GCTCCACCCTGAAGAACTGGGAGGTCCCCCCGTGAAGAAACTGAAACAAGAG GTTGGAGAACAAAGTCACTCTGAAATCCAGCAGCCTCCTCCCGGCCCTGAATCCTATGCTCCCCCATTCCGCCccagcctggaggaggacagCGCCAGCCTGTCTGGGGAGAGCCTGGATGGGCACTTGCAGG AGTTCGAAGAGGGGCTTCTGGACCGATGCCCGGCCCCAGGCCCGCATCCTGCGCTGGTGGAAGGCCGGAGGAACAGCGTGAAAGTGGAGGCGGAGGCCAGCCGGCAGTGA
- the NAB2 gene encoding NGFI-A-binding protein 2 isoform X3, with translation MALVGMATKPLHVRRLQKALREWATNPGLFSQPVPAVPVSSIPLFKISETAGTRKGSMSNGHGSPGEKAGSARSFSPKSPLELGEKLSPLPGGPGAGDPRIWPGRSTPESDVGAGGDEEAGSPPFSPPAGGGGPEGTGAGGLAAAGTGGGPDRLEPEMVRMVVESVERIFRSFPRGDAGEVTSLLKLNKKLARSVGHIFEMDDNDSQKEEEIRKYSIIYGRFDSKRREGKQLSLHELTINEAAAQFCMRDNTLLLRRVELFSLSRQVARESTYLSSLKGSRLHPEELGGPPVKKLKQEVGEQSHSEIQQPPPGPESYAPPFRPSLEEDSASLSGESLDGHLQAVGSCPRLTPPPADLPLALPAHGLWSRHILQQTLMDEGLRLARLVSHDRVGRLSPCVPAKPALAEFEEGLLDRCPAPGPHPALVEGRRNSVKVEAEASRQ, from the exons ATGGCGCTCGTGGGCATGGCCACGAAGCCCCTCCACGTCCGACGCCTGCAGAAGGCTCTGAGAGAGTGGGCCACCAACCCAGGGCTTTTCAGCCAGCCCGTGCCTGCCGTGCCTGTCTCCAGCATCCCACTCTTCAAGATCTCTGAGACGGCCGGGACTCGGAAAGGGAGCATGAGCAATGGGCATGGTAGCCCAGGGGAAAAGGCGGGCAGTGCCCGCAGTTTTAGCCCCAAGAGCCCCCTTGAACTTGGAGAGAAGCTGTCACCATTGCCTGGGGGACCTGGGGCGGGGGACCCCCGGATCTGGCCAGGCCGGAGTACTCCAGAGTCTGATGTCGGAGCAGGAGGAGACGAGGAGGCTGGCTCACCCCCATTTTCCCCACCGGCAGGGGGAGGTGGCCCTgaggggactggggctggggggctggcagcagctgggaCTGGGGGTGGTCCGGATCGACTGGAGCCAGAGATGGTGCGCATGGTGGTGGAGAGCGTGGAGAGGATCTTCCGAAGCTTCCCAAGGGGGGATGCTGGGGAGGTGACTTCCCTGCTGAAGCTGAACAAGAAGCTGGCACGGAGCGTGGGCCACATCTTTGAGATGGACGATAATGACagccagaaggaggaggagatcCGCAAATACAGCATCATCTATGGCCGCTTTGACTCCAAGCGGCGGGAGGGCAAGCAGCTCAGCCTGCACGAG CTGACCATCAATGAGGCTGCTGCCCAGTTCTGCATGAGGGACAACACCCTCTTACTGAGGAGGGTGGAACTCTTCTCCCTGTCCCGCCAAGTGGCCCGAGAGAGCACCTACCTATCGTCCTTGAAGGGTTCCAG GCTCCACCCTGAAGAACTGGGAGGTCCCCCCGTGAAGAAACTGAAACAAGAG GTTGGAGAACAAAGTCACTCTGAAATCCAGCAGCCTCCTCCCGGCCCTGAATCCTATGCTCCCCCATTCCGCCccagcctggaggaggacagCGCCAGCCTGTCTGGGGAGAGCCTGGATGGGCACTTGCAGG CTGTGGGGTCATGTCCAAGGCTGACGCCGCCCCCTGCTGACCTGCCGCTGGCATTGCCAGCCCACGGGCTGTGGAGCCGCCACATCCTGCAGCAGACCCTGATGGATGAGGGGCTGCGGCTAGCCCGCCTCGTCTCCCACGACCGCGTGGGCCGCCTCAGCCCCTGTGTGCCTGCGAAGCCAGCTCTGGCAG AGTTCGAAGAGGGGCTTCTGGACCGATGCCCGGCCCCAGGCCCGCATCCTGCGCTGGTGGAAGGCCGGAGGAACAGCGTGAAAGTGGAGGCGGAGGCCAGCCGGCAGTGA